One Catalinimonas alkaloidigena DNA window includes the following coding sequences:
- a CDS encoding dihydroorotase translates to MPHTTLLLNARLVNEGQIIETDVLIEGERIARLGGDLASLPADQTLDARGNYLLPGLIDDQVHFREPGLTHKATIYSEARAAVAGGITSFMEMPNTQPPAVTHERLEAKYDRAAQTSLANYSFYLGASNDNLDEVRRVNPAQICGVKVFMGSSTGNMLVDNEKTLENIFREAPTLIATHCEDEATIRANMAAAREKWGEDVPIEEHPNIRSAEACYRSSSRAVALAKQHGARLHILHISTARELELFENTLPLAQKKITAEACLHHLWFHEADYVQKGTLIKWNPAVKTEQDRAAVFQAVLDDRIDVLATDHAPHTREEKNNGYFKAPSGGPLVQHLLPGLLSFWHQGKMSLEKIVEKTSHAPATLFRIQDRGFVREGYFADLVLVDPNAPWTVSHENILYKCGWSPFEGTQFPAKVTHTWVSGHLAYQNGQFDERQMGQRLRFQPR, encoded by the coding sequence ATGCCACACACCACGCTCCTCCTCAATGCCCGTTTGGTCAACGAAGGCCAGATCATCGAAACCGACGTCTTAATAGAAGGAGAACGGATTGCCAGGCTAGGAGGAGACCTGGCGTCGCTCCCGGCAGACCAGACCCTCGATGCACGTGGCAACTACCTACTTCCCGGTCTTATCGACGATCAGGTGCATTTTCGTGAGCCCGGACTTACGCATAAGGCCACGATTTATTCGGAAGCACGGGCGGCAGTAGCCGGCGGCATTACGTCGTTTATGGAGATGCCCAACACGCAACCCCCGGCGGTAACCCATGAGCGCCTGGAAGCCAAGTACGACCGGGCAGCCCAAACGTCCCTGGCGAACTATTCTTTTTACCTGGGGGCCAGCAACGACAACCTCGACGAAGTGCGGCGGGTAAACCCGGCCCAGATCTGCGGCGTCAAGGTGTTTATGGGTTCCTCGACCGGAAACATGCTGGTCGACAACGAAAAAACGTTGGAAAACATTTTCCGGGAAGCGCCTACGCTTATTGCTACCCACTGTGAAGACGAGGCCACGATCCGGGCCAATATGGCCGCCGCGCGCGAAAAATGGGGCGAAGACGTGCCGATCGAAGAACACCCTAACATCCGCAGTGCCGAGGCATGCTACCGCTCTTCTTCACGTGCCGTAGCACTGGCCAAACAACACGGTGCCCGTCTGCACATCCTGCACATTTCCACTGCCCGCGAGCTGGAGTTGTTCGAGAACACGCTACCGCTGGCTCAGAAAAAAATTACGGCGGAAGCCTGCCTGCACCACCTCTGGTTTCACGAAGCCGACTACGTGCAGAAGGGTACGCTCATCAAATGGAACCCCGCCGTGAAGACGGAACAGGACCGCGCGGCCGTTTTTCAGGCGGTGTTGGACGACCGCATCGACGTGCTGGCGACGGACCACGCCCCCCACACGCGCGAAGAGAAAAACAATGGATACTTCAAAGCGCCGTCGGGTGGACCGCTGGTGCAGCACCTACTGCCGGGGTTGCTGTCCTTCTGGCATCAGGGCAAAATGAGCCTGGAAAAAATTGTGGAAAAGACCAGCCACGCACCGGCGACACTGTTCCGCATCCAAGACCGGGGATTTGTGCGCGAAGGGTATTTTGCCGATCTGGTACTGGTCGATCCTAACGCTCCCTGGACGGTGTCCCACGAAAACATCCTCTACAAATGCGGCTGGTCTCCGTTTGAAGGCACGCAGTTTCCGGCCAAAGTCACGCACACGTGGGTGTCGGGGCATCTGGCGTACCAGAATGGTCAGTTCGACGAACGCCAAATGGGACAACGCCTGCGTTTTCAGCCCCGCTAA
- a CDS encoding S41 family peptidase yields MKSIKNSKTQVRLPILLALAIAGGMLVGATMFGGQNNRAVLNNYKKFGEVLGLIERDYVDSVNTDDLVETAIEEMLEKLDPHTVYIPARDVEMAQTQLEGDFEGIGIEFLIVKDTINVVTPLSGGPSEQVGLRAGDKIVSVDGENVAGIGFTNRDVFSKLRGPKGSKVKLGIQRRGEQKPIDFVVTRDKIPSYSIDVAYMVDDQVGYLKVSRFAANTYNEFKEALDGLKAKGMRKLILDLRDNPGGYMDRATKMADELLSGNKLIVYTDGRGERFDSKVYAYKKGDFEEGPVIVLINEGSASASEIVAGALQDNDRALIVGRRSFGKGLVQMPVTLSDNSELRLTISRYYTPSGRSIQKPYEEGDEYGMDIYNRYEHGEFFHADSIKFNDSLRYQTGLGRTVYGGGGIMPDYFVPADTSENSRYLIELYNKNLIREYAMDYYDRNKKMFQKMDLNDFVKNYEVSDKMLAELKAVAKSAGIEYNEEQFQRSKSSIKTGVKAFIAKSVWRNEGFYPVFHQNDEVFQQAVGMFDKAQALETGTWKTGK; encoded by the coding sequence GTGAAATCAATCAAAAATTCTAAAACGCAAGTGCGTCTGCCCATCTTGCTGGCCCTGGCCATTGCAGGCGGAATGCTGGTCGGTGCCACCATGTTCGGCGGCCAGAACAACCGGGCGGTCTTAAATAATTACAAAAAGTTCGGTGAAGTGCTGGGCTTGATCGAACGCGATTACGTCGATTCTGTCAACACCGACGATCTGGTCGAAACGGCCATTGAGGAAATGCTGGAAAAGCTTGATCCTCATACCGTATACATCCCCGCCCGCGACGTGGAAATGGCCCAGACCCAACTGGAAGGCGATTTCGAGGGAATCGGGATCGAGTTTCTGATCGTGAAAGATACCATCAACGTCGTGACGCCGCTGAGCGGCGGCCCTTCGGAGCAAGTGGGACTTCGGGCCGGTGACAAAATTGTGTCGGTGGATGGCGAAAACGTGGCGGGTATCGGCTTTACGAACCGTGATGTATTCAGCAAACTGCGTGGCCCCAAGGGCTCGAAAGTTAAGCTGGGTATCCAGCGCCGGGGTGAACAGAAGCCGATTGATTTCGTGGTCACGCGCGACAAAATCCCGTCGTATTCGATCGACGTTGCGTACATGGTTGACGATCAGGTAGGATACCTGAAGGTCAGCCGCTTTGCTGCCAATACGTACAACGAGTTTAAAGAAGCATTGGACGGACTGAAGGCCAAAGGCATGCGGAAGCTGATCCTCGATCTGCGCGATAACCCGGGTGGGTACATGGATCGCGCTACCAAAATGGCCGACGAGTTGTTATCAGGTAACAAACTGATTGTGTATACTGACGGCCGTGGCGAACGCTTCGATTCCAAAGTATACGCTTATAAAAAAGGTGATTTCGAAGAAGGCCCCGTTATCGTGCTGATCAACGAAGGCAGTGCGTCGGCCTCGGAGATTGTCGCGGGTGCCTTGCAGGACAATGACCGCGCGCTGATCGTAGGGCGTCGTTCTTTCGGGAAAGGACTGGTTCAGATGCCGGTAACGCTATCCGACAATTCGGAACTGCGCCTGACCATCTCTCGGTACTACACGCCGAGCGGCCGTAGCATCCAGAAGCCTTACGAAGAAGGCGACGAATACGGCATGGACATCTACAACCGTTACGAGCACGGTGAGTTCTTCCACGCCGACAGCATCAAATTCAACGATTCGCTCCGCTACCAGACGGGACTCGGCCGGACGGTATACGGTGGCGGCGGCATTATGCCCGACTATTTTGTGCCAGCCGACACGTCGGAGAATTCGCGTTACCTGATCGAACTCTACAACAAGAATTTGATTCGCGAATACGCCATGGACTATTATGATCGGAACAAGAAGATGTTCCAGAAAATGGACCTGAACGATTTTGTGAAGAACTACGAGGTAAGCGACAAAATGCTGGCGGAATTGAAGGCGGTTGCCAAAAGCGCAGGCATTGAGTACAACGAAGAGCAGTTCCAGCGTTCGAAAAGCTCGATCAAAACCGGCGTGAAGGCCTTCATTGCCAAATCCGTGTGGCGAAACGAAGGGTTCTACCCCGTTTTCCATCAGAACGACGAAGTGTTCCAACAGGCGGTCGGTATGTTCGACAAAGCACAGGCGTTGGAAACCGGCACCTGGAAAACAGGAAAATAA
- a CDS encoding amidohydrolase: protein MASPLRVTWVQADLYWEDPVANRAMLEEMLWEHHQPTDLIVLPEMFTTGFSMRAEALAEPMNLTTFRWMWQIAAQADAAVAGSYIVREGEHYFNRLLWMEPDGQFAVYDKKHLFRLGGEVEAYTPGSERLIRSWRGWNICPLICYDLRFPVWCRNVENAYDLLIFVASWPSPRHQAWEILLQARAIENLCYTVGVNRTGSDGAGLTYAGGSGVIDYQGNYLSKALARNQVETISLSYDELTRFRQRLPFFKDADAFTLR from the coding sequence ATGGCGTCTCCGTTACGCGTTACGTGGGTACAAGCCGATCTGTACTGGGAAGATCCGGTAGCCAACCGGGCCATGTTGGAAGAAATGCTCTGGGAACATCATCAGCCGACCGACCTGATTGTGCTGCCAGAAATGTTTACCACCGGTTTTAGCATGCGCGCCGAAGCCTTGGCCGAACCCATGAACCTCACCACCTTCCGCTGGATGTGGCAGATAGCCGCGCAGGCCGATGCCGCAGTGGCAGGAAGTTACATTGTCCGGGAAGGCGAGCATTACTTCAACCGGTTGCTTTGGATGGAGCCTGATGGCCAATTTGCGGTTTACGATAAAAAGCATTTGTTCCGCCTCGGAGGCGAGGTAGAAGCCTATACACCTGGTAGCGAACGCTTGATTCGCTCATGGCGGGGCTGGAACATTTGTCCGCTGATTTGTTACGATCTGCGCTTTCCGGTCTGGTGCCGTAATGTGGAGAATGCTTACGACCTTCTCATTTTTGTGGCCAGCTGGCCCTCACCACGTCATCAGGCCTGGGAAATTTTGCTGCAAGCGCGCGCCATCGAGAATCTTTGTTACACGGTTGGCGTTAATCGAACGGGAAGCGATGGAGCCGGACTCACGTATGCTGGGGGAAGCGGGGTGATCGACTACCAGGGGAATTACCTTAGCAAGGCGCTCGCGCGTAATCAGGTCGAGACCATCAGCCTGTCGTACGACGAACTCACGCGGTTTCGCCAGCGACTCCCATTTTTTAAGGACGCCGATGCGTTTACACTGCGATAA
- a CDS encoding regulatory protein RecX, translated as MRSFGTPKKYDKAAAYARIARYCAYQERSPKEVRDKLRSYGLTSQEVEELTDRMIDENYLHEARFAEAYAGGKFRLKKWGRVRIRMGLRQHGIADSLIEESLAALDAVDYRATLQQLAQKKAASLTAEEPLLRKQKLVAYLLNKGYEPDLVWPLVETTLS; from the coding sequence ATGCGTTCGTTCGGAACTCCCAAGAAATACGACAAGGCTGCGGCGTATGCACGCATTGCCCGCTACTGTGCGTACCAGGAACGTAGCCCCAAAGAGGTACGTGACAAACTGCGCAGCTACGGGCTAACGTCCCAGGAGGTAGAGGAACTGACGGACCGCATGATCGACGAAAATTACCTGCACGAAGCGCGCTTTGCCGAAGCCTACGCCGGAGGAAAATTTCGCTTGAAAAAGTGGGGGCGGGTGCGCATCCGCATGGGATTGCGCCAGCACGGCATCGCAGATTCCCTGATCGAAGAGTCGCTAGCCGCCTTGGATGCTGTGGATTACCGCGCTACGCTTCAACAGTTGGCGCAGAAAAAAGCGGCTTCCCTCACCGCCGAAGAACCCTTGTTACGAAAACAAAAACTTGTGGCTTACCTCCTTAACAAAGGATACGAGCCCGATCTGGTCTGGCCCCTTGTGGAAACTACGCTCTCCTGA
- a CDS encoding M20 family metallopeptidase, whose product MLITPRLLIAQNTATEASSLEELYRQLHAHPELSFHETETAARLAREWREAGFEVTEQVGGNGVVAVLKNGKGPTLLIRTDMDALPVEEATGLPYASEVTTQDDAGQEVHVMHACGHDLHMTVAVGTARALSSQRNQWKGTLVMIGQPAEERSGGANAMLDDGLFTRFPQPDYALALHASPTLEAGKVGYVSGYALANVDMVDITVHGRGGHGAYPHTTLDPVVLSARLILDLQTIVSREISPLEPAVLTVGSIHGGTKGNVIPNEVRMELTLRSYSDEVRNQLIEKIKRTCHGVALSAGVPDSLLPEIQIRNESTPSVYNDPALTEQLQKVFVKTLGSDRVEQVPPVMAGEDFARYGRQDPKIPIMLFWLGTVSPEKLAAAQQGTLPLPSLHSAQFAPHYPPAIRTGVQAMTQAALALFNGKKK is encoded by the coding sequence TTGCTTATTACCCCTCGCCTGCTCATTGCGCAAAACACCGCTACGGAGGCGTCATCGCTCGAGGAATTGTATCGACAGTTGCACGCCCACCCGGAGCTTTCTTTTCATGAAACCGAAACCGCCGCTCGCCTGGCGCGCGAATGGCGGGAGGCAGGTTTCGAAGTAACCGAACAGGTCGGCGGCAACGGAGTGGTGGCGGTGCTTAAAAATGGCAAAGGCCCTACGCTGTTGATCCGGACCGACATGGATGCGCTGCCCGTTGAAGAAGCCACTGGTCTTCCGTATGCCAGCGAAGTGACTACCCAAGACGATGCCGGGCAAGAAGTACACGTGATGCATGCCTGCGGCCACGACCTGCATATGACGGTTGCCGTCGGGACGGCGCGGGCGCTGAGCAGCCAACGGAACCAATGGAAGGGTACTCTGGTGATGATCGGGCAACCTGCGGAAGAGCGCAGCGGCGGAGCCAATGCCATGCTCGACGACGGGCTTTTCACACGCTTTCCACAGCCTGACTATGCGTTGGCCCTCCACGCCAGCCCTACCCTGGAAGCGGGCAAGGTAGGTTACGTGTCTGGTTATGCGCTGGCCAACGTCGACATGGTCGACATCACCGTCCACGGCCGGGGCGGACACGGTGCGTATCCGCATACAACGCTCGATCCGGTCGTGTTATCGGCACGACTCATTCTGGACCTGCAAACGATTGTGAGTCGTGAAATTTCTCCGCTTGAGCCGGCGGTCCTGACCGTCGGATCTATTCACGGCGGTACCAAAGGCAACGTTATTCCCAACGAGGTACGGATGGAACTGACCCTGCGCTCGTACAGCGATGAGGTGCGCAATCAACTGATCGAAAAAATCAAACGGACCTGCCACGGCGTTGCGCTTTCGGCCGGTGTACCCGACAGCTTACTGCCCGAAATACAGATTCGTAACGAATCGACGCCTTCGGTCTACAACGATCCGGCCCTGACAGAACAACTACAAAAAGTATTTGTCAAAACCCTGGGGAGCGATCGGGTCGAACAGGTACCGCCCGTCATGGCGGGGGAAGATTTTGCACGGTATGGCCGCCAAGATCCTAAAATTCCGATTATGCTTTTTTGGTTGGGCACCGTCTCGCCCGAAAAGTTGGCGGCGGCGCAGCAAGGCACGTTGCCACTCCCTTCACTGCACTCCGCGCAGTTTGCCCCCCACTATCCACCCGCAATTCGGACGGGCGTACAGGCCATGACGCAGGCGGCGCTAGCTTTGTTCAACGGAAAAAAGAAGTAG
- a CDS encoding ATP-binding protein: MWKNTPVWLRSTLNRQIIIIFSLIVLLVTLGAFSALYLTNYQNQHFAWTKRRNAAQTALESVSYNISKAESELQYYIITGDSSYQGLDMYIEYINRDLKRFEETIDTPKQQRAADSLKNLVTMRMAMLKKTIATRQEAGRTEAQIYLTISKGRYYTQRLHYHIKRMQEAEMALLSQQESKSDSMVTLFKQGSILGGILIIGLSLYAILHVVAEMRRRTRLEKELRERNDNKDKFFSIIGHDLKAPFNSLVGLSQLMLTPSANMSDEERKRLTEMMAESAQRTRRLLENLLSWARIQMDRDEILPVSFDLRELVAEEVEYSSNMAQQKKITLLNKIPANCGAYADRNMIAAAVRNLISNALKFSQTDTEVTVSATRRWNYLEIAVTDQGIGMAPETQAKLFRIEEHLTTKGTQNESGTGLGLILCKEMIERNGGQIWVESQEGLGTTFFFSLPSSSTAPGLANVNFRWNGEKGRTSHTRTLQTVKPL; this comes from the coding sequence ATGTGGAAAAATACACCGGTCTGGCTGCGTTCTACCCTGAATCGCCAGATCATCATCATATTTTCGTTGATCGTTCTACTGGTCACGCTGGGCGCTTTCTCGGCGTTGTACTTAACGAACTATCAAAACCAGCACTTTGCCTGGACCAAACGTCGCAACGCCGCCCAAACCGCGTTGGAATCGGTATCCTATAATATTTCCAAAGCCGAGTCGGAATTACAGTACTACATCATCACCGGCGATAGCAGTTATCAGGGACTGGACATGTACATCGAGTACATCAACCGCGACCTGAAGCGCTTCGAAGAAACCATCGATACCCCCAAGCAGCAACGCGCTGCCGATAGCCTGAAAAATCTGGTGACCATGCGCATGGCGATGCTCAAAAAAACCATTGCCACTCGTCAGGAGGCAGGACGCACCGAAGCACAGATCTATCTAACCATTTCGAAGGGGCGCTACTACACCCAACGCCTGCATTACCACATCAAACGGATGCAGGAAGCCGAGATGGCGCTGCTGAGTCAGCAAGAGAGTAAATCGGATTCGATGGTGACCCTGTTCAAGCAAGGGTCCATTCTGGGTGGGATTTTGATCATCGGGCTTTCGCTGTATGCCATTCTGCACGTTGTGGCCGAAATGCGCCGGCGAACGCGTCTGGAAAAAGAGTTGCGCGAGCGTAACGACAACAAGGACAAGTTCTTTTCCATTATTGGGCACGACCTGAAAGCGCCTTTCAACAGCTTGGTAGGCCTTTCTCAGCTGATGCTGACGCCTTCTGCCAACATGAGCGACGAAGAACGGAAACGCCTGACAGAAATGATGGCCGAGTCGGCGCAGCGTACCCGGCGCCTGTTGGAAAACTTGTTGAGTTGGGCGCGGATCCAGATGGACCGGGACGAGATCTTGCCCGTTTCGTTCGATTTGCGCGAACTGGTTGCCGAAGAAGTGGAGTACAGCTCGAACATGGCGCAGCAGAAAAAAATTACGCTGCTCAACAAAATTCCGGCTAATTGTGGGGCCTACGCCGATCGCAACATGATTGCGGCGGCCGTGCGGAACCTGATTTCCAATGCCCTGAAATTCTCGCAAACCGATACCGAAGTGACCGTTTCGGCCACGCGCCGCTGGAATTACCTGGAAATTGCAGTAACCGACCAGGGAATCGGTATGGCGCCAGAGACGCAAGCCAAGTTGTTCCGCATCGAAGAGCACCTAACGACCAAAGGCACGCAGAACGAGAGCGGAACGGGGCTGGGCTTAATTCTTTGCAAAGAGATGATTGAGCGCAACGGCGGGCAAATTTGGGTCGAATCGCAAGAGGGGCTCGGCACCACTTTCTTCTTCTCGTTGCCCAGTAGCTCTACCGCTCCTGGGTTAGCCAACGTAAATTTTCGCTGGAATGGCGAAAAAGGGCGTACCTCGCACACCCGCACGTTGCAGACAGTCAAACCTCTGTAA
- a CDS encoding MFS transporter: MSYRSLLIATPRYVGYGFLHYFFSSLGQTFLISLYVPSFNQAFHLNNADFSWLYAVATLASAFTLPTLGSGVDRYRLRYVSLANALVMMAFCLLLSFATNTLMLGVSLFGLRLTGQGMMVLIGSTAVARYFEKDRGRALALAAVGISAGEALLPVSLATLLEVVAWQSSWQFLALATLVVFVPAVLGLVGARHPFQTAALPPGTPDAPAQGMSRRQVLGDLNFYLLLPAFVFVPFFITGLFIHQNLIADAKMWSMEQMATGFVAFGVVRIATYFVAGPLIDRFSARRLFVFHLVPMALGLLVLGGVDQAWGIGLYLSLAGISASVASLTGVAMWAELYGTRHFGAIKSLVTTLTVLASALGPIVLSELLAQGLSVALPVSVGLAVVVTGLGWWGIRRHNLSAA, encoded by the coding sequence ATGTCGTACCGTTCCCTTCTCATTGCTACCCCACGCTACGTCGGGTATGGCTTTCTGCACTACTTTTTTTCCAGCCTGGGACAAACGTTCCTGATCAGCCTCTACGTTCCTTCTTTCAATCAGGCCTTTCACCTGAATAATGCCGATTTCAGCTGGTTGTATGCCGTGGCGACGCTCGCCAGCGCGTTTACGCTCCCTACGCTCGGCAGTGGTGTCGACCGTTACCGCCTTCGGTACGTCAGCCTGGCCAATGCCCTCGTTATGATGGCCTTCTGCCTGCTCCTGTCGTTTGCCACCAATACCCTGATGCTGGGGGTCAGCCTGTTCGGCCTGCGCCTCACCGGACAGGGAATGATGGTACTGATCGGCTCTACGGCGGTGGCGCGTTACTTCGAAAAAGATCGGGGCAGAGCGCTTGCCCTCGCCGCCGTCGGCATCTCGGCCGGAGAGGCGCTGTTGCCCGTTTCGTTGGCCACGCTGCTGGAAGTGGTCGCATGGCAGTCGTCTTGGCAGTTTCTGGCCCTGGCCACGCTTGTGGTGTTTGTTCCGGCGGTTCTGGGCCTAGTAGGGGCGCGCCACCCGTTTCAAACGGCCGCCCTTCCTCCAGGCACTCCTGATGCGCCGGCCCAGGGAATGAGTCGCCGGCAGGTGCTCGGTGACCTGAATTTCTATCTTCTGCTGCCGGCTTTTGTCTTTGTCCCGTTCTTCATCACGGGTCTGTTCATTCACCAGAACTTGATTGCCGACGCAAAGATGTGGAGCATGGAACAGATGGCAACGGGCTTCGTGGCATTCGGAGTGGTGCGCATCGCGACCTATTTCGTGGCAGGGCCGCTCATCGACCGTTTTTCGGCCCGCCGCCTGTTTGTATTCCATCTGGTGCCGATGGCGCTGGGGCTTCTCGTGCTAGGTGGGGTGGATCAGGCCTGGGGGATTGGGTTGTACCTGAGTCTGGCAGGAATTTCTGCTTCGGTTGCCTCTCTGACGGGCGTGGCCATGTGGGCGGAACTCTACGGCACCCGGCACTTCGGCGCGATCAAAAGCTTGGTCACGACGCTGACCGTACTCGCTTCGGCACTGGGCCCGATCGTACTCAGCGAACTGCTGGCGCAAGGCTTGTCAGTAGCGCTTCCGGTTTCGGTAGGACTTGCGGTAGTCGTAACTGGATTGGGATGGTGGGGCATACGACGACACAACCTGTCTGCTGCCTAG